A genomic segment from Chitinophaga niabensis encodes:
- a CDS encoding ABC transporter permease yields MIKALLQITLREWKRILTRPEHNLVLLVIPPLLFFFYAFIYNKQQAEDLPVAIWDEDHSPVSRQITFLLEQTASIHITEQVNSQAELEQRMQEQKIIGAIHFPKGMERDIKSRHPVSVTIYTNAASLVPGKLIYKDASTVIITAGSGVNLQKFMKTGMPEEKAMALIMPVSLTVYPLYNPTYNYQHYLVPGLITVALQMMIIMVAVLIINQEWKEGTMETLRITAHNSAGLIITGKAIAHLTTSWVNFVLMTGVIFPIFSLSHPGTLWQLFLLFNLLALACIGIGMMASVIASDVMLALDAGLFYTSPAFVFSGFTFPRWGMPWYDQYYASLMPYTPFLDGFFKLYFMELPLRYAMPEIIRLLLFIGFTFFIAVFFLQVRLNKSVRYVITP; encoded by the coding sequence ATGATCAAGGCCCTGCTACAGATCACCCTGCGGGAATGGAAACGCATTCTCACCCGCCCGGAGCATAATCTTGTGCTGCTGGTGATCCCGCCCCTGCTTTTTTTCTTCTATGCATTTATCTATAACAAACAACAGGCAGAAGACCTGCCGGTTGCCATCTGGGATGAAGACCACTCCCCCGTTTCCCGGCAGATCACTTTCCTGCTGGAACAAACGGCCAGCATTCATATTACGGAACAGGTGAACAGCCAGGCAGAACTGGAGCAACGCATGCAGGAACAAAAGATCATCGGCGCTATCCATTTCCCGAAAGGTATGGAAAGGGATATCAAAAGCCGTCACCCTGTAAGCGTTACTATTTATACCAATGCTGCATCCCTGGTACCGGGGAAATTAATTTATAAAGATGCCTCTACGGTGATCATTACTGCAGGCTCCGGCGTGAACCTGCAAAAGTTCATGAAAACAGGCATGCCGGAGGAAAAGGCCATGGCACTGATCATGCCGGTGAGCCTCACGGTATATCCATTATACAATCCAACCTATAACTACCAGCATTACCTCGTGCCCGGCCTGATCACGGTAGCCTTACAGATGATGATCATCATGGTAGCAGTGCTGATCATCAACCAGGAATGGAAAGAAGGCACGATGGAAACATTACGTATTACAGCACACAATAGTGCAGGCCTGATCATCACCGGCAAAGCCATTGCACACCTCACCACCTCCTGGGTGAACTTTGTGCTGATGACCGGCGTGATCTTTCCTATCTTTTCTTTAAGCCATCCCGGCACACTCTGGCAGTTGTTCCTGTTGTTTAACTTATTGGCGCTGGCCTGCATCGGCATTGGCATGATGGCCTCTGTAATTGCCAGCGATGTAATGCTGGCACTGGATGCAGGTTTGTTCTATACTTCGCCGGCATTTGTGTTCAGCGGTTTTACATTTCCCCGCTGGGGCATGCCCTGGTATGATCAGTACTACGCCAGCCTGATGCCTTATACGCCTTTCCTGGATGGCTTCTTCAAATTGTATTTCATGGAACTGCCTTTGCGGTATGCTATGCCGGAGATCATCCGGCTGCTGCTGTTCATTGGTTTTACCTTTTTTATAGCGGTATTCTTTTTACAGGTACGGTTGAATAAATCAGTGAGATATGTTATTACTCCGTGA
- the murI gene encoding glutamate racemase yields MDKKKGPIGVFDSGYGGLTVLKEIVKELPQYDYIYLGDNGRAPYGGRSFETVYHYTLECVQHLFNMGCHLVILACNTASAKALRTIQQNDLPKIDPERRVLGIIRPTTEIVGNYTKSKQVGIFGTNGTVTSQSYPIEIEKFYPDITVYQQACPMWVPLVENNEYNSEGADFFIHKYIRQLMVQSSDIDTIVLGCTHYPLLADKIQQHLPPDVTLLSQGPILSHSLKDYLERHPEMAAKCSTGGSRIFYTTDDTETFDRQAGIFFEETVKSRHLSL; encoded by the coding sequence ATGGATAAAAAGAAAGGACCAATAGGCGTATTTGATTCAGGATATGGCGGTTTAACGGTACTGAAAGAGATCGTGAAGGAATTACCGCAATACGATTACATCTACCTTGGGGATAATGGCCGCGCACCATACGGTGGCCGTTCTTTTGAAACCGTATATCATTATACATTGGAGTGTGTACAGCATCTGTTCAATATGGGTTGCCACCTTGTGATCCTGGCCTGTAATACCGCTTCCGCAAAAGCATTGCGCACCATCCAGCAGAACGACCTGCCGAAGATAGATCCGGAACGCCGCGTGCTGGGCATTATACGCCCTACTACAGAGATCGTGGGCAACTATACAAAGAGTAAACAGGTAGGGATCTTTGGCACCAATGGTACCGTTACTTCCCAAAGTTACCCTATTGAAATAGAAAAATTCTACCCGGATATCACCGTTTACCAGCAGGCATGCCCCATGTGGGTGCCCCTGGTGGAGAACAATGAATACAACAGCGAGGGCGCGGATTTTTTCATTCATAAATACATCCGGCAACTGATGGTGCAATCGTCAGACATAGATACCATCGTACTCGGCTGTACACATTACCCGCTCTTAGCAGATAAGATACAGCAGCACCTCCCGCCAGATGTAACACTGCTTTCCCAGGGCCCTATCCTTTCCCACAGCCTCAAAGATTACCTGGAAAGGCATCCGGAAATGGCTGCAAAATGCAGCACCGGCGGCAGCCGTATTTTTTATACCACAGACGATACCGAAACCTTCGACAGGCAGGCTGGCATCTTCTTCGAAGAAACAGTTAAAAGCCGTCACCTATCCTTATAA
- a CDS encoding TolC family protein produces MNPKASINILLICLTACTPAAAQSGELSLADCFRIARHKNLAVEQVRRSLQARQYQLKAEQSTYFPKVDLLAGYNYLSQPLEVNLQQVKNGIVEGSSQQSVSTANSVYQQITGNPLPQPVQDGIYNTTKGIINTVYPNYNPALSKQQYFTAALGLRQPIYLGGKLATARDIARAEYESGIVNVELVEKQMDFLLAAAYIRILYFNAVLLSQERIVASMERNERFAISLVNNEIIPPYQRNWATVALTFARSRHENMALEKINAMVELKRLMQLPQDTLLTITDTLHYKQLEAILPPEGFYKGNPTYKAVASKTALAESTVKASRSLSLPNIFGIASLNLYQRDLPITTPPWLVGVEMQWNLFSGFSHQKKVKATKLWVDEAKIAADNTQALLEAGAAVVRNKVTVLQRDMQSLSQARAQAQLTTAQVQERLANQLSSVKDVNDALLMEEEIGKAYYTALFGYLLAAAEYYNILGTPQQITTLLQ; encoded by the coding sequence ATGAACCCAAAAGCAAGTATCAACATCCTGCTGATCTGTTTAACAGCCTGTACCCCGGCTGCAGCGCAATCCGGAGAACTTAGCCTGGCAGATTGTTTCCGGATAGCCAGGCATAAGAACCTCGCGGTGGAGCAGGTACGCCGCTCCCTGCAGGCCAGGCAATACCAGCTGAAAGCAGAACAAAGCACCTACTTCCCCAAAGTGGACCTGCTGGCAGGTTATAACTATCTCAGTCAACCGCTCGAGGTAAACCTGCAACAGGTAAAGAATGGTATTGTGGAAGGTTCTTCGCAGCAGAGTGTATCCACCGCCAATTCCGTGTACCAGCAGATCACAGGCAATCCTCTTCCCCAACCTGTGCAGGACGGCATTTATAATACTACCAAAGGCATCATCAACACAGTATATCCCAATTATAATCCGGCCCTCAGCAAGCAGCAATACTTCACTGCCGCACTGGGTCTGCGCCAGCCTATTTACCTTGGTGGTAAACTTGCCACTGCGAGAGACATTGCAAGAGCAGAATATGAATCAGGTATCGTGAATGTGGAACTCGTGGAAAAACAGATGGATTTTTTACTGGCTGCTGCATATATCCGCATCCTGTATTTCAATGCCGTATTGCTTTCCCAGGAAAGGATCGTAGCATCCATGGAACGTAATGAACGTTTTGCCATCTCCCTCGTCAATAACGAGATCATTCCACCTTATCAAAGGAACTGGGCTACTGTGGCGCTGACCTTCGCACGCTCGCGCCATGAGAACATGGCATTGGAAAAGATCAATGCCATGGTGGAACTGAAACGCCTCATGCAATTGCCACAGGATACCTTACTCACTATCACGGATACACTGCATTACAAACAACTGGAAGCCATCCTGCCCCCGGAAGGATTTTATAAAGGCAATCCCACGTATAAAGCAGTAGCCAGTAAAACGGCACTCGCGGAAAGTACCGTGAAAGCCAGCAGGTCCCTTTCACTGCCCAATATCTTTGGTATTGCCAGCCTGAACCTCTATCAGCGTGACCTCCCCATTACCACTCCCCCCTGGCTGGTAGGTGTGGAAATGCAATGGAACCTGTTCAGCGGATTCTCTCATCAGAAAAAAGTAAAGGCCACTAAGTTATGGGTAGATGAAGCGAAGATCGCCGCAGACAATACGCAAGCCTTACTGGAAGCAGGCGCTGCCGTGGTAAGGAATAAAGTAACGGTGCTGCAAAGGGATATGCAATCCCTTTCACAGGCAAGGGCACAGGCGCAACTGACCACTGCGCAGGTGCAGGAAAGATTAGCCAACCAGCTTTCTTCCGTGAAAGATGTAAACGATGCACTGCTGATGGAAGAAGAAATAGGTAAAGCCTATTATACCGCGCTGTTCGGCTACCTGCTGGCAGCTGCAGAATATTATAACATTCTTGGAACACCACAACAAATCACTACGCTGCTACAATGA
- a CDS encoding ABC transporter permease, translating into MLLLREVKLVAKDHSLLLTLLIAPLLYAFFYGSIYSYKTEEEVPIAVVDEDHTGLSRLMIQQIDNTQMVHVAAVTHLAAAKESMLQGKVQGFLYIREGMEKKVLSLQQTNMVLAVNAARFLPSSDVMGTITQVGLTVGAGVRLQYLQKKGMNTEASLQEVMPVKPDFRPLFNNRTDYGTFLLPGLLAMILQQTLLLGLAGGIAAERQRGTVMLQTSGTGESAASFSAWMNPGASLSSALWGKGLFYFILFSCYAFFFLTVNFGVLDLRLLGNPWELGIVTALFLLSLIPMGIFIGLLFRSQLLCTQLMAFSTYPIFLITGYTWPIQQLPDALKIVSGILPITPFLSLYQGIVQQGAHISDRMPELFHLCALWLFYTFICLMKMRKLS; encoded by the coding sequence ATGTTATTACTCCGTGAAGTAAAACTGGTGGCTAAAGACCACAGCCTGCTGCTTACATTGCTCATTGCACCATTGCTGTATGCTTTCTTTTACGGTAGCATCTACTCCTACAAAACAGAGGAAGAAGTACCTATTGCTGTAGTGGATGAAGACCATACCGGCTTATCCCGTTTAATGATACAGCAGATAGACAATACCCAGATGGTGCATGTAGCTGCCGTTACCCACCTCGCTGCCGCAAAGGAAAGCATGTTGCAGGGGAAGGTACAGGGCTTCCTGTACATCCGTGAAGGCATGGAGAAAAAAGTGCTTTCCCTGCAACAGACCAATATGGTATTAGCCGTGAACGCTGCACGTTTCCTGCCTTCCAGCGATGTGATGGGCACCATCACACAGGTAGGCTTAACGGTTGGCGCCGGTGTGCGTTTACAATATCTTCAGAAGAAAGGCATGAATACGGAAGCATCTTTACAGGAAGTGATGCCTGTAAAACCTGATTTCCGACCGCTCTTTAATAACAGAACGGATTATGGTACTTTCCTCCTGCCCGGCCTGCTGGCGATGATATTACAGCAAACGTTACTGTTAGGCCTGGCTGGAGGTATTGCGGCGGAAAGGCAAAGGGGCACCGTTATGCTGCAAACCTCCGGCACCGGGGAAAGCGCAGCATCTTTCAGTGCCTGGATGAACCCCGGCGCCAGTCTCTCTTCGGCCCTCTGGGGCAAGGGCCTCTTTTACTTCATCCTCTTCAGTTGCTATGCATTCTTTTTCCTCACGGTGAACTTTGGTGTGCTGGACCTCCGGCTGCTCGGCAATCCATGGGAACTGGGCATCGTTACAGCACTGTTCCTGTTATCGCTTATCCCGATGGGCATCTTCATTGGACTATTATTCCGCAGCCAGTTACTGTGTACGCAGCTGATGGCATTTTCCACTTATCCTATTTTCCTCATTACCGGCTACACCTGGCCCATCCAGCAATTACCGGATGCCCTGAAAATAGTGTCCGGCATTCTGCCGATCACACCATTCCTTTCCTTATACCAGGGCATTGTGCAACAGGGTGCGCATATCAGTGACCGTATGCCTGAACTATTTCACCTTTGCGCGCTCTGGCTTTTTTATACCTTTATCTGCCTGATGAAAATGAGAAAGCTGTCATGA
- a CDS encoding HlyD family secretion protein, which produces MKKFFSQYWALLIPVIILLIALLFLVRNPAGNENTFLGMVDASYVDVAAEFPGRLDTLLVESGDTVKQGQLLGVLKTTEINAIRRQAEAAIEAASSQVKLLQKGARPEIIKNAGNLYNIAQEQYNLAQKTYQRMERLYNDSVISGTEKDLIHFKYQAAKKEMEIARLNQEMLEKGTQPEIIQTAAAILKQAEEGYELTKALTDNTRIYAPADGIISSLVIHEGEIVSIGYPMMTLQKNLSYFIRFNIRQDKAGTLPLGAKARVKVPGCQPEEFEVYVSAVAPSLEFANWVPVKEKGKFELRTFTVECKPVDVNTIKGLRPGMTAALLIP; this is translated from the coding sequence ATGAAAAAATTCTTCTCACAATACTGGGCACTGCTCATTCCCGTCATCATCCTGCTGATTGCATTACTGTTCCTTGTGCGTAATCCTGCCGGCAACGAAAACACATTCCTTGGCATGGTGGATGCCTCCTACGTGGATGTAGCGGCAGAATTTCCCGGCAGGCTGGATACCCTGCTGGTGGAGAGCGGCGATACCGTAAAACAGGGCCAACTCCTCGGCGTATTGAAGACCACGGAGATCAACGCCATCCGCCGCCAGGCAGAAGCTGCTATTGAAGCTGCTTCCTCCCAGGTGAAACTACTGCAAAAAGGCGCACGGCCGGAGATCATTAAAAATGCCGGCAACCTCTACAACATTGCACAGGAACAGTATAACCTCGCACAGAAAACATACCAGCGCATGGAGCGCCTGTATAACGACAGCGTAATCTCCGGCACAGAAAAAGACCTTATTCATTTCAAATACCAGGCAGCAAAAAAAGAAATGGAAATTGCACGCCTCAACCAGGAGATGCTGGAAAAGGGCACACAACCGGAGATCATCCAAACAGCGGCCGCTATTTTAAAACAGGCAGAAGAAGGATACGAACTCACCAAAGCACTTACAGACAATACACGCATCTATGCCCCGGCAGATGGCATCATTTCTTCCCTGGTGATCCACGAAGGTGAGATCGTCAGCATCGGTTACCCGATGATGACCCTGCAGAAGAATTTATCTTATTTCATCCGTTTCAATATCCGGCAGGATAAGGCCGGCACATTACCTCTGGGAGCCAAGGCCCGCGTGAAAGTACCGGGCTGCCAGCCGGAAGAATTTGAGGTATACGTTTCCGCCGTAGCCCCTTCCCTGGAATTTGCCAACTGGGTGCCTGTAAAAGAAAAAGGAAAATTTGAACTGCGCACTTTTACAGTAGAATGTAAACCTGTTGATGTAAACACTATAAAAGGTCTCCGGCCGGGTATGACCGCAGCCCTGCTAATCCCATGA
- a CDS encoding DHA2 family efflux MFS transporter permease subunit has protein sequence MRSKAGILVTLMLGTIMASLDSSIVNISLPVMQDQFNCRLDEVQWVVTAYMMAFSVFMPLTNWLKDRIGFFALYVASLSIFTFGSLLCSLSNSLEWLVISRVIQAIGGGALTPTVMAILSFVFPANERGKMLGWWGLGVVLGPALGPTLGGILTQHLGWPSIFYINVPIGLIAISMSFRYMGFLRKQEKVRLPFDTPGFILLTIFLVTLQLGISRLQKDSDTLWGFISYFAVALIALTGFITWERKRSNGIFDIRLFANVQLVSALLVTSARSAALFGGVFLLPFLLQRHMGFAEMQAGLLLLPASLTLAIMMPLSGRWVDRHNPRAIVVTGLILLIVTMILFGRLDVGSSVAVITGAMLIRGIGLGCLVTPLTVAVVNSVKPTEVTQAASLNSLTLQVSGAVGVAILSVVHQRVHEHFAGKGYLEAIAEHQALQWGFYTAGGLLALAMLPAFFLSPRKAAKVGMPVA, from the coding sequence ATGAGATCAAAAGCAGGAATACTCGTCACCCTCATGCTGGGCACCATTATGGCCTCGCTTGATTCCAGCATTGTAAATATATCCCTTCCCGTTATGCAGGACCAGTTCAACTGCCGCCTTGATGAAGTGCAGTGGGTAGTTACTGCCTACATGATGGCCTTCTCTGTATTCATGCCACTTACCAACTGGCTGAAAGACCGCATAGGGTTCTTTGCTTTGTATGTTGCCAGCCTCAGTATTTTTACATTCGGTTCCCTTCTATGCAGCTTGTCCAACAGCCTGGAATGGCTGGTGATCAGCCGCGTGATCCAGGCCATCGGCGGGGGTGCGCTTACGCCAACGGTAATGGCTATACTTTCTTTTGTATTTCCTGCCAATGAAAGAGGAAAGATGCTGGGATGGTGGGGATTGGGTGTTGTGTTAGGGCCTGCATTAGGCCCTACGCTGGGTGGTATCCTTACACAACACCTGGGCTGGCCTTCTATCTTTTATATCAATGTACCCATTGGCCTTATTGCCATCAGCATGAGCTTCCGGTACATGGGTTTCCTGCGCAAACAGGAGAAAGTACGGCTGCCTTTTGATACACCCGGTTTTATCCTGCTTACCATCTTCCTCGTTACCCTGCAACTGGGTATTTCCAGGCTGCAGAAAGACAGTGATACGCTCTGGGGTTTTATCTCCTACTTTGCTGTTGCGCTAATTGCCCTTACAGGGTTTATTACCTGGGAAAGAAAACGCAGCAACGGCATCTTCGATATCCGGCTTTTTGCCAATGTACAATTGGTTTCGGCGCTGCTGGTTACTTCCGCCCGCTCCGCTGCTTTGTTCGGTGGTGTATTCCTTTTACCCTTCCTCCTGCAGCGCCATATGGGGTTTGCAGAAATGCAGGCGGGTTTATTGCTGCTGCCCGCCTCTTTAACACTGGCTATTATGATGCCGCTCTCCGGCAGATGGGTAGACCGGCATAACCCGCGTGCCATTGTAGTAACGGGCCTCATTTTACTGATCGTTACCATGATACTTTTCGGCAGGCTGGATGTGGGCAGCAGTGTTGCTGTTATTACCGGCGCCATGCTGATCCGGGGCATTGGCCTGGGCTGCCTCGTAACACCTCTCACCGTAGCAGTGGTGAATTCCGTAAAACCAACAGAAGTTACACAGGCTGCCAGCCTGAACAGTCTTACTTTACAGGTAAGCGGTGCAGTGGGTGTAGCTATATTATCCGTGGTACATCAGCGTGTGCATGAACATTTTGCCGGGAAAGGTTACCTGGAAGCTATCGCGGAACACCAGGCATTGCAATGGGGATTTTATACAGCAGGCGGATTACTGGCACTCGCCATGTTGCCCGCCTTCTTCCTTTCTCCACGGAAAGCTGCTAAAGTGGGCATGCCCGTAGCATAA
- a CDS encoding FAD-binding and (Fe-S)-binding domain-containing protein, whose amino-acid sequence MIKREKLVQLSRELRGELYLDDTMRTLYATDASAYREMPLAVAIPENTDDIKTLIRFARENKTSLIPRTAGTSLAGQVVGNGIIVDVSRKFTSILEINTEEHWVRVQPGVIRDELNYFLKPYGFYFGPETSTANRAMIGGMVGNNSCGSNSVVYGSTREHLLSVNAILSDGSEATFSALSPDEFHAKCEATDDSLETSVYRQIRKILGNADNQSEIRRQFPKPSILRRNTGYAVDMLLESAPFTAGKEDFNFCKLIAGSEGTLAFLTEIKLNISPLPPKETGLMCVHFPTINDSLRANIIAMRYKPSASELIDHYILECTKDNIEQSKNRFFVLGDPGAILVVEFCRDTREEITAIANQMKAEMEAAGLGYHFPLLFGDDTKKIWTLRKAGLGLLSNLPGDEKAVPVIEDTAVAVEDLPDFIADFNEVLKKHSLYAVHYAHAGSGEIHLRPIINLKTVEGNQLFRTIAEEIAILVKKYNGSLSGEHGDGRLRGEFIQQMIGPKNYQLLREVKYTWDPENIFNPHKIVDTPSMNSFLRYEPGKKAPDLKTVFHFPEQTILQHAEQCNGSGDCRKTELSGGTMCPSYMATRNEKDTTRARANILREFLTHSTKENKFDHKEIYEVLDLCLACKGCKSECPSNVDVAKLKMEFLQHYLDANGVPMRTWLIGNFRMMTSLAAIAPGIYNWLVKTRFTSRLIKKICGFAPDRSMPTLEKKTLRKWLRENPQKGVESRKVYLFVDEFTNYNDTYVGIKAVNLLRKLGYEVIPVEHPESARALLSKGFLRKAKVIAEKNVRLFSTLITAETPLIGIEPSAILGFRDEYPDLVGDNLRNTAKMLAKNVLLIDEFISKEIDLGHIKADQFKGAKQHIKLHGHCQQKALSSVLHSKKMLSLPEGYTVEVIPSGCCGMAGSFGYEKEHFDISSQIGELVLFPAVRNAAQGTIIAAPGTSCRHQIKDGTGALAKHPVEILYEALV is encoded by the coding sequence ATGATCAAGCGTGAAAAGCTGGTACAACTCAGCCGGGAATTACGGGGAGAGCTGTACCTGGATGATACAATGCGGACCCTTTACGCCACAGACGCTTCAGCCTACCGTGAAATGCCTTTGGCCGTAGCCATTCCGGAGAACACAGACGATATTAAGACACTGATCCGGTTTGCCCGGGAGAACAAAACCTCCCTGATCCCGAGGACCGCAGGCACTTCCCTGGCGGGGCAGGTAGTAGGGAACGGCATCATTGTGGACGTTTCGAGGAAATTCACTTCCATCCTGGAGATAAATACTGAAGAACATTGGGTACGGGTACAACCCGGCGTGATCCGCGACGAGCTCAATTACTTCCTGAAACCTTACGGCTTTTATTTCGGCCCGGAAACATCCACCGCCAACCGCGCTATGATCGGCGGCATGGTGGGTAACAACTCCTGCGGCTCCAACTCCGTTGTATACGGCAGTACCCGGGAACACCTCCTGTCAGTAAACGCCATCCTCAGCGATGGGTCTGAAGCCACGTTCTCTGCTCTTTCGCCTGATGAGTTCCATGCAAAATGTGAAGCTACGGACGATAGCCTGGAAACCAGTGTATACCGCCAGATCAGGAAGATATTGGGCAATGCGGATAATCAAAGTGAGATCCGCAGGCAATTCCCCAAACCTTCCATCCTCCGCCGTAATACAGGTTATGCTGTAGATATGCTGCTGGAAAGCGCACCTTTCACTGCAGGTAAAGAAGACTTCAATTTCTGTAAACTGATAGCCGGTTCAGAAGGTACCCTTGCCTTTCTCACGGAGATCAAGCTCAATATATCACCGCTGCCGCCAAAGGAAACCGGCCTGATGTGTGTACACTTTCCCACCATCAACGATTCCCTTCGCGCCAACATCATTGCCATGCGCTATAAACCCAGCGCCAGCGAGTTGATAGATCATTATATACTGGAATGCACAAAAGATAATATCGAGCAAAGCAAAAACCGCTTCTTTGTATTGGGCGATCCCGGTGCCATCCTGGTGGTGGAGTTCTGCAGGGATACCCGCGAAGAGATAACGGCTATTGCCAACCAGATGAAAGCAGAAATGGAAGCCGCCGGTTTAGGTTACCACTTCCCCCTGCTGTTTGGAGACGATACCAAAAAGATCTGGACGCTGCGTAAAGCAGGATTAGGATTGCTCAGCAACCTACCCGGTGATGAAAAGGCCGTACCCGTGATCGAAGACACCGCAGTTGCCGTGGAAGACCTGCCCGATTTTATCGCGGACTTCAACGAAGTGCTGAAGAAACACAGCCTGTATGCTGTGCATTATGCACACGCAGGCAGCGGGGAGATCCACCTCCGCCCCATCATCAACCTGAAAACCGTAGAAGGTAACCAGTTATTCAGGACCATCGCTGAAGAAATTGCCATCCTTGTAAAGAAATACAACGGCTCTCTCAGTGGTGAACATGGAGACGGCCGACTGCGCGGTGAGTTCATCCAGCAGATGATCGGTCCAAAGAACTACCAGTTATTAAGAGAAGTTAAATACACCTGGGACCCGGAAAACATCTTCAATCCGCACAAGATCGTAGATACGCCTTCCATGAACAGCTTCCTGCGTTACGAGCCGGGAAAGAAAGCGCCGGACCTGAAAACCGTGTTCCACTTCCCGGAGCAGACCATCCTCCAGCACGCAGAGCAATGTAATGGTTCCGGGGACTGCCGTAAAACAGAACTGAGCGGCGGCACTATGTGCCCCAGTTACATGGCCACCCGCAACGAAAAGGATACTACCCGCGCGCGGGCCAATATCCTCCGTGAATTCCTCACGCATTCCACCAAAGAAAATAAGTTCGATCATAAAGAGATCTACGAAGTACTGGACCTCTGCCTTGCCTGTAAAGGCTGCAAATCAGAATGCCCTTCCAACGTGGATGTGGCTAAACTGAAAATGGAATTCCTGCAGCACTACCTCGATGCCAATGGCGTACCCATGCGCACCTGGCTGATCGGTAACTTCCGCATGATGACCAGCCTGGCGGCTATTGCACCCGGCATTTACAACTGGCTTGTTAAAACACGCTTCACTTCCCGGCTGATCAAAAAGATCTGCGGCTTTGCGCCTGACCGTTCCATGCCTACACTGGAAAAGAAAACACTGCGGAAGTGGCTGCGTGAGAATCCGCAAAAAGGTGTGGAAAGCCGAAAAGTATATCTCTTCGTAGATGAATTCACCAATTACAACGATACCTATGTAGGGATCAAAGCGGTGAACCTCTTGCGTAAATTAGGATATGAAGTGATACCGGTGGAACATCCGGAGAGTGCAAGAGCATTACTGTCCAAAGGTTTCTTAAGGAAAGCGAAAGTGATCGCGGAAAAGAATGTGCGCCTGTTCAGTACCCTCATCACCGCAGAAACGCCGCTGATAGGTATAGAACCTTCTGCCATCTTAGGTTTCAGGGATGAATATCCTGATCTTGTGGGAGACAACCTGCGGAACACCGCTAAGATGCTGGCAAAGAATGTGCTGCTGATAGATGAATTTATTTCCAAAGAAATAGACCTGGGGCATATCAAAGCAGATCAGTTCAAAGGTGCTAAACAGCACATTAAACTGCATGGGCACTGCCAGCAAAAAGCATTGTCCAGTGTACTGCACAGCAAAAAAATGCTAAGCCTGCCGGAAGGTTATACGGTAGAAGTGATCCCATCCGGTTGCTGTGGTATGGCAGGATCTTTTGGGTATGAGAAAGAACATTTCGACATCTCTTCCCAGATCGGAGAACTGGTATTATTCCCTGCTGTGCGGAATGCTGCTCAGGGAACCATCATCGCGGCGCCGGGCACCAGTTGCAGGCACCAGATCAAAGATGGCACCGGGGCCCTGGCCAAACACCCTGTTGAGATATTGTATGAAGCATTGGTTTAA
- a CDS encoding DUF72 domain-containing protein translates to MQFGRTDLDLLNDIDFKLPAEPVFNQGVLPGRPAPKPSFYLGATSWNRKDWVGSVFPKGTKEKDFLEQYARHYNCVELNATHYKIYPPETIRKWAEKVKGRDFRFCPKVPQSISHYSNLVNAKEPTTAFLEGVMAFEEHLGPIFLQVGEQFSPARKDQLYNYLASLPTDLTFFLELRHPEWFIQPQELYTTLRQLGIGLVITDAAGRRDCAHMHLPLPKAFIRYVGNGLHPTDYVRADDWVNRLHYWLENGLEEIYFFLHMHDDVAVPEMSIYLASKLEAASGLKLIKPHIHRDNTLF, encoded by the coding sequence ATGCAATTCGGACGTACAGACCTTGACCTGTTAAACGACATCGACTTCAAACTCCCTGCGGAACCGGTTTTCAACCAGGGCGTACTGCCCGGCAGGCCGGCACCGAAGCCTTCCTTTTATCTCGGTGCCACCAGCTGGAACCGAAAAGACTGGGTGGGCAGCGTATTTCCAAAGGGCACCAAAGAAAAGGATTTCCTGGAGCAATATGCCAGACATTATAACTGCGTTGAGCTGAATGCCACGCATTACAAGATCTATCCGCCGGAAACTATCCGTAAATGGGCAGAGAAAGTAAAGGGCCGGGATTTTCGTTTCTGCCCAAAGGTGCCTCAGAGCATCAGTCACTACAGCAACCTGGTGAATGCCAAAGAGCCCACCACCGCTTTCCTGGAAGGTGTGATGGCTTTTGAGGAACACCTGGGCCCTATCTTTTTACAGGTGGGCGAACAGTTTTCCCCTGCCCGCAAAGATCAGTTGTATAATTACCTGGCCTCCCTTCCCACAGACCTTACCTTTTTCCTGGAACTGCGTCACCCGGAATGGTTCATTCAGCCACAGGAGCTGTACACTACGCTCCGGCAACTGGGCATCGGGCTTGTCATAACAGATGCTGCCGGGCGGCGGGATTGTGCACACATGCACCTGCCTCTTCCCAAAGCCTTTATCCGGTATGTAGGCAATGGCCTGCATCCAACAGATTATGTACGGGCAGACGATTGGGTGAACCGCCTGCATTATTGGCTGGAGAACGGACTGGAAGAAATATATTTCTTCCTGCATATGCATGACGATGTGGCGGTTCCGGAAATGAGCATTTACCTGGCAAGCAAGCTGGAAGCGGCTTCCGGCCTTAAACTTATCAAACCTCACATTCACCGCGATAATACCCTCTTTTAA